One region of Drosophila subobscura isolate 14011-0131.10 chromosome J, UCBerk_Dsub_1.0, whole genome shotgun sequence genomic DNA includes:
- the LOC117893145 gene encoding U3 small nucleolar RNA-associated protein 14 homolog A isoform X1, producing the protein MEDGEEHHNPKAHKKLLMAIGSLGNSQHIQKSTRDERQTLQDEFQLGKSVRSAESHHKPRAVGLNDLVQILRTSSKHIKTGRKLKNIQTTKKVLEKPLEKPAADRIRRAIGYEGVTKKLGRWDAVVAQQRSAETQIFPIPSETIYVNTAAHAKSLKTSIQSALAKELEASKLKLHELRKAQIGDTADEKALAQQERELRQKKITRDELFARRKELAYLKMRESQKSAKSRVQNKIKSKKFHKLQKRQKIHEQMKEFELLQKTNPEAALEKLNALEKIRVQERASLRHKNTGTWAKNLQMRAKYDRDVRKDLAEQLAVGRQLTEKKQESDSETEFKMTQDVHEEEDKEYDPFNPWIKRKVAGKAPTEKAGSQVSNWRKYWTERNQKAKFLEEHRKDLKHVENVDVVEEKLKSDPKPKPSMKKVKKSKVSFENGWEVEKVYHESNVTGESKIFDNIFEGREEKLRAKLTKKLENLKLRTDRLKEAPAKSKKVKKKDSLKNLKDLAIKMTKQRVEVDEPLYYDIESQQQVDAANMESDPEVAVDSAVDTIDLSKVTTLLWAQKERSSGALNDALVNDDDAEYDEKDATTLHQLTISQAFEDDDIIADFNREKTEDSELKNTELQLAMPGWGSWAGAGISQEVMERRNKRNTRLLLRLAAPEKRRDDNKDNLFINETSTKHARQHMVSSVPFPFRSLADYEASIRAPIGRNFVPETAFRMLTRPSVITRKGQVIEPMDDSDLVKPERRLRNIVDKRIKRLPKVPQNSQKAKK; encoded by the exons ATGGAGGACGGCGAGGAACACCACAATCCAAAGGCTCACAAGAAGCTGCTTATGGCCATTGGCAGCTTGGGAAACAGCCAGCACATACAGAAATCAACGCGAGACGAGCGCCAGACGCTCCAGGATGAGTTTCAGCTGGGGAAAAGCGTGAGATCAGCGGAATCGCATCACAAACCCAGAGCTGTTGGGTTGAATGACCTGGTGCAGATACTGCGTACCTCGTCCAAGCACATTAAAACTGGCAGGAAGCTGAAGAATATCCAGACCACCAAGAAAGTGTTGGAGAAGCCGCTTGAAAAGCCAGCAGCGGATCGAATCAGGCGCGCCATTGGTTATGAGGGAGTGACGAAGAAGCTCGGTCGATGGGATGCTGTGGTGGCCCAACAGCGTTCGGCAGAGACCCAG ATCTTTCCAATACCTTCGGAAACAATTTATGTCAACACAGCGGCCCATGCCAAGTCACTGAAGACGAGCATTCAGTCAGCCCTGGCTAAGGAGCTGGAAGCCAGCAAGCTTAAACTCCACGAGCTTCGCAAAGCACAGATCGGCGATACAGCGGATGAGAAAGCCTTGGCCCAACAAGAGCGAGAGCTGCGACAGAAGAAGATCACTCGCGACGAGCTCTTTGCCCGTCGCAAGGAATTGGCATATCTTAAAATGCGCGAATCCCAGAAATCAGCGAAGTCGCGAGTGCAGAACAAAATTAAGTCGAAAAAATTTCATAAGCTGCAGAAGCGTCAGAAGATACACGAGCAGATGAAGGAGTTCGAACTCCTGCAAAAGACAAATCCGGAGGCAGCGCTGGAAAAGCTAAATGCCCTGGAAAAAATTCGCGTACAGGAGCGGGCCAGCTTGAGGCACAAGAACACAGGCACATGGGCCAAGAATTTACAGATGCGAGCTAAATACGATAGGGATGTGCGCAAGGATCTCGCCGAACAGCTGGCAGTTGGCCGACAGTTGACTGAGAAAAAACAAGAATCGGACAGTGAAACTGAATTCAAAATGACGCAAGATGTTCATGAGGAGGAGGATAAAGAATATGATCCATTTAACCCGTGGATAAAACGAAAAGTGGCTGGAAAAGCTCCAACAGaaaaggcaggcagtcaggttTCCAATTGGCGCAAATATTGGACAGAGCGCAATCAAAAAGCGAAGTTTTTGGAGGAGCATCGTAAGGATTTGAAACATGTAGAGAACGTTGACGTCGTAGAAGAGAAATTGAAATCGGATCCAAAACCGAAGCCATCGatgaaaaaagtaaaaaagtcGAAAGTGTCTTTTGAGAACGGTTGGGAAGTGGAGAAAGTTTATCATGAGAGTAATGTAACAGGCGAGAGCAAAATCTTTGACAACATATTTGAAGGACGCGAAGAGAAGCTAAGAGCAAAGCTGACCAAAAAGCTAGAGAACCTGAAGCTGCGAACTGATCGACTCAAAGAAGCTCCTGCCAAAAGCAAGAAGGTCAAAAAGAAGGACAgcttaaaaaatctcaaggaTTTGGCAATAAAGATGACAAAACAACGCGTTGAAGTTGATGAGCCCTTATACTATGATATTGAGTCCCAGCAACAAGTGGATGCTGCCAATATGGAGAGTGATCCGGAAGTCGCAGTGGATTCAGCTGTGGATACTATAGACCTCTCTAAGGTGACAACTTTATTGTGGGCGCAGAAGGAGCGTAGTTCAGGTGCACTCAATGATGCATTGGTGAATGACGATGATGCTGAATACGATGAAAAAGATGCTACAACACTGCATCAGTTGACCATTAGTCAGGCCTTCGAAGACGATGATATCATAGCTGACTTTAATAGGGAAAAGACTGAGGACTCTGAACTAAAAAACACTGAGCTCCAGCTGGCCATGCCTGGATGGGGTTCCTGGGCTGGTGCAGGAATATCTCAGGAGGTCATGGAAAGGCGCAATAAACGCAATACACGACTGCTGCTCAGATTGGCTGCTCCAGAAAAGAGGCGTGATGACAACAAGGATAATCTCTTCATTAATGAGACAAGTACCAAGCATGCACGGCAGCACATGGTGTCTAGCGTACCATTTCCTTTCAGATCCCTAGCCGATTATGAGGCCAGCATTCGTGCGCCCATTGGCAGGAACTTTGTTCCAGAGACGGCCTTTCGAATGCTGACCCGTCCTTCAGTAATTACGCGTAAGGGACAGGTTATTGAGCCAATGGATGATAGTGATCTGGTTAAGCCGGAAAGGCGTCTCAGGAATATTGTTGATAAGAGAATAAAACGCCTCCCCAAGGTGCCGCAAAATTCTCAGAAAGctaagaaataa
- the LOC117893145 gene encoding U3 small nucleolar RNA-associated protein 14 homolog A isoform X2 — MEDGEEHHNPKAHKKLLMAIGSLGNSQHIQKSTRDERQTLQDEFQLGKSVRSAESHHKPRAVGLNDLVQILRTSSKHIKTGRKLKNIQTTKKVLEKPLEKPAADRIRRAIGYEGVTKKLGRWDAVVAQQRSAETQIFPIPSETIYVNTAAHAKSLKTSIQSALAKELEASKLKLHELRKAQIGDTADEKALAQQERELRQKKITRDELFARRKELAYLKMRESQKSAKSRVQNKIKSKKFHKLQKRQKIHEQMKEFELLQKTNPEAALEKLNALEKIRVQERASLRHKNTGTWAKNLQMRAKYDRDVRKDLAEQLAVGRQLTEKKQESDSETEFKMTQDVHEEEDKEYDPFNPWIKRKVAGKAPTEKAGSQVSNWRKYWTERNQKAKFLEEHRKDLKHVENVDVVEEKLKSDPKPKPSMKKVKKSKVSFENGWEVEKVYHESNVTGESKIFDNIFEGREEKLRAKLTKKLENLKLRTDRLKEAPAKSKKVKKKDSLKNLKDLAIKMTKQRVEVDEPLYYDIESQQQVDAANMESDPEVAVDSAVDTIDLSKVTTLLWAQKERSSGALNDALTISQAFEDDDIIADFNREKTEDSELKNTELQLAMPGWGSWAGAGISQEVMERRNKRNTRLLLRLAAPEKRRDDNKDNLFINETSTKHARQHMVSSVPFPFRSLADYEASIRAPIGRNFVPETAFRMLTRPSVITRKGQVIEPMDDSDLVKPERRLRNIVDKRIKRLPKVPQNSQKAKK, encoded by the exons ATGGAGGACGGCGAGGAACACCACAATCCAAAGGCTCACAAGAAGCTGCTTATGGCCATTGGCAGCTTGGGAAACAGCCAGCACATACAGAAATCAACGCGAGACGAGCGCCAGACGCTCCAGGATGAGTTTCAGCTGGGGAAAAGCGTGAGATCAGCGGAATCGCATCACAAACCCAGAGCTGTTGGGTTGAATGACCTGGTGCAGATACTGCGTACCTCGTCCAAGCACATTAAAACTGGCAGGAAGCTGAAGAATATCCAGACCACCAAGAAAGTGTTGGAGAAGCCGCTTGAAAAGCCAGCAGCGGATCGAATCAGGCGCGCCATTGGTTATGAGGGAGTGACGAAGAAGCTCGGTCGATGGGATGCTGTGGTGGCCCAACAGCGTTCGGCAGAGACCCAG ATCTTTCCAATACCTTCGGAAACAATTTATGTCAACACAGCGGCCCATGCCAAGTCACTGAAGACGAGCATTCAGTCAGCCCTGGCTAAGGAGCTGGAAGCCAGCAAGCTTAAACTCCACGAGCTTCGCAAAGCACAGATCGGCGATACAGCGGATGAGAAAGCCTTGGCCCAACAAGAGCGAGAGCTGCGACAGAAGAAGATCACTCGCGACGAGCTCTTTGCCCGTCGCAAGGAATTGGCATATCTTAAAATGCGCGAATCCCAGAAATCAGCGAAGTCGCGAGTGCAGAACAAAATTAAGTCGAAAAAATTTCATAAGCTGCAGAAGCGTCAGAAGATACACGAGCAGATGAAGGAGTTCGAACTCCTGCAAAAGACAAATCCGGAGGCAGCGCTGGAAAAGCTAAATGCCCTGGAAAAAATTCGCGTACAGGAGCGGGCCAGCTTGAGGCACAAGAACACAGGCACATGGGCCAAGAATTTACAGATGCGAGCTAAATACGATAGGGATGTGCGCAAGGATCTCGCCGAACAGCTGGCAGTTGGCCGACAGTTGACTGAGAAAAAACAAGAATCGGACAGTGAAACTGAATTCAAAATGACGCAAGATGTTCATGAGGAGGAGGATAAAGAATATGATCCATTTAACCCGTGGATAAAACGAAAAGTGGCTGGAAAAGCTCCAACAGaaaaggcaggcagtcaggttTCCAATTGGCGCAAATATTGGACAGAGCGCAATCAAAAAGCGAAGTTTTTGGAGGAGCATCGTAAGGATTTGAAACATGTAGAGAACGTTGACGTCGTAGAAGAGAAATTGAAATCGGATCCAAAACCGAAGCCATCGatgaaaaaagtaaaaaagtcGAAAGTGTCTTTTGAGAACGGTTGGGAAGTGGAGAAAGTTTATCATGAGAGTAATGTAACAGGCGAGAGCAAAATCTTTGACAACATATTTGAAGGACGCGAAGAGAAGCTAAGAGCAAAGCTGACCAAAAAGCTAGAGAACCTGAAGCTGCGAACTGATCGACTCAAAGAAGCTCCTGCCAAAAGCAAGAAGGTCAAAAAGAAGGACAgcttaaaaaatctcaaggaTTTGGCAATAAAGATGACAAAACAACGCGTTGAAGTTGATGAGCCCTTATACTATGATATTGAGTCCCAGCAACAAGTGGATGCTGCCAATATGGAGAGTGATCCGGAAGTCGCAGTGGATTCAGCTGTGGATACTATAGACCTCTCTAAGGTGACAACTTTATTGTGGGCGCAGAAGGAGCGTAGTTCAGGTGCACTCAATGATGC GTTGACCATTAGTCAGGCCTTCGAAGACGATGATATCATAGCTGACTTTAATAGGGAAAAGACTGAGGACTCTGAACTAAAAAACACTGAGCTCCAGCTGGCCATGCCTGGATGGGGTTCCTGGGCTGGTGCAGGAATATCTCAGGAGGTCATGGAAAGGCGCAATAAACGCAATACACGACTGCTGCTCAGATTGGCTGCTCCAGAAAAGAGGCGTGATGACAACAAGGATAATCTCTTCATTAATGAGACAAGTACCAAGCATGCACGGCAGCACATGGTGTCTAGCGTACCATTTCCTTTCAGATCCCTAGCCGATTATGAGGCCAGCATTCGTGCGCCCATTGGCAGGAACTTTGTTCCAGAGACGGCCTTTCGAATGCTGACCCGTCCTTCAGTAATTACGCGTAAGGGACAGGTTATTGAGCCAATGGATGATAGTGATCTGGTTAAGCCGGAAAGGCGTCTCAGGAATATTGTTGATAAGAGAATAAAACGCCTCCCCAAGGTGCCGCAAAATTCTCAGAAAGctaagaaataa
- the LOC117893147 gene encoding general transcription factor IIH subunit 4 yields the protein MADTKSGRYASSSSSSSVVPLVQGPANLECKDFQEYLRTRQTPETLEKLYNYPPICLAVFRELPELARQFIIRILFVDQPVPQAVVTSWGAQRFAKEQTNATSCLTALNVWRVTAIPGGLSAWELSPTFKKSVRQVLLGGGKPWPMTNTLEKDSKPRDIAFLDSYAMSRWRCVLHYMVGTGNRNGTDAEAISPDAVRILLHANLMKRDERDGITITRQGFQFLLLDTRAQVWHFMLQYLDTCEERGISLPECLSMLFQLSFSTLGRDYSSEGMNNQMLTFLQHLREFGLVFQRKRKEGRFYPTRLALNVTSKEVATTMTVSEEEAMQDSGYIVVETNYRVYAYTDSPLQVAVLGLFTELLYRFPNLVVGVLTRDSVRQALRGGITAEQIVSYLQQYAHPNMKLVESAIQSKSCLPPTVVDQIKLWELERNRFTYTEGVVYNQFLSQNDFVTLRDYAQSIHVLVWQNERTRTMVVQKHGHDDVKRYWRKYSKGCG from the exons aTGGCCGACACGAAATCCGGGAGATATGctagctccagcagcagcagtagtgtTGTGCCCCTTGTTCAGGGGCCAGCCAATCTCGAGTGCAAGGACTTTCAAGAGTATCTTCGCACTCGGCAGACCCCCGAGACGCTGGAGAAACTATACAATTACCCTCCGATTTGCCTAGCCGTCTTCCGGGAGCTGCCCGAACTAGCCAGACAGTTCATAATACGTATTTTATTCGTTGATCAGCCGGTTCCACAAGCTGTGGTGACTTCTTGGGGGGCACAACGGTTTGCGAA AGAACAAACGAATGCCACCAGCTGTCTCACTGCTCTAAATGTTTGGCGGGTAACAGCGATACCAGGCGGCCTATCTGCATGGGAGCTGTCCCCTACATTCAAGAAAAGCGTCCGCCAGGTTCTTTTGGGCGGCGGCAAGCCATGGCCAATGACCAATACGCTGGAGAAAGACTCGAAGCCGCGTGATATAGCCTTCCTGGACTCCTATGCCATGTCCCGATGGCGCTGTGTGCTTCATTACATGGTGGGCACTGGAAATCGTAATGGCACCGATGCAGAAGCTATCAGTCCGGACGCAGTGAGGATTCTACTCCATGCAAATCTCATGAAGCGCGACGAACGAGACGGCATTACAATAACCCGCCAAGGATttcagtttctgctgctggataCACGCGCACAGGTGTGGCATTTCATGCTCCAGTATTTGGATACATGCGAAGAGCGGGGAATATCTCTGCCAGAATGCCTTTCTATGCTGTTTCAGCTCAGTTTCTCCACCCTCGGAAGAGATTACAGCTCAGAGGGAATGAACAACCAAATGTTGACCTTTCTGCAGCATCTACGCgagtttggtttggttttccaGCGCAAACGGAAGGAGGGCCGATTTTATCCGACACGGCTTGCCCTAAACGTCACTAGCAAGGAAGTGGCAACCACAATGACAGTgtccgaggaggaggccatgCAGGACAGTGGCTACATTGTAGTAGAAACGAACTATCGGGTCTATGCCTACACGGATTCTCCTCTCCAAGTGGCGGTCCTTGGCCTGTTTACCGAGTTGTTGTATCGCTTTCCCAACTTGGTCGTTGGCGTGCTCACTCGCGATTCTGTGCGTCAGGCACTGCGCGGCGGCATCACTGCAGAACAGATTGTCTCCTATCTTCAGCAGTACGCACACCCCAACATGAAACTAGTGGAGTCGGCAATCCAATCAAAGTCCTGCCTTCCGCCAACTGTTGTGGATCAAATCAAACTCTGGGAGTTGGAGCGTAACCGGTTCACATACACGGAGGGGGTGGTCTACAATCAATTTCTATCCCAGAACGATTTTGTGACGCTGCGCGACTATGCGCAGTCGATCCATGTCTTGGTCTGGCAGAATGAACGCACACGCACCATGGTGGTGCAGAAACATGGCCACGACGATGTCAAACGCTATTGGAGGAAATATTCCAAAGGCTGCGGCTAG
- the LOC117893146 gene encoding probable Ufm1-specific protease 2, with amino-acid sequence MLPKLKISAFLLKRLERVKQQSSGCLYGVFYGDGTLLLLSFNLSNVGQLNYEQIQHRFPAELDLCGLVKFGDCTDAEAHLNEVIKSVDITDNPILLKCELGTLVGMRAYFFVHGKLEEVPYDVMESEQLYNDFCFTRLQCGFYLQTAATPECVAKEMHVLRKRVADGNLVFNVPHTNIYINSCGPLDKRLRGESLIHDLFEAIPIPSGKETVNAIKKETKSSAQTQLAKYFGATGCEYDLINIDVMRIQTRDPLARDSPPSPALSIAVTTVEHTISLVPLEIDAMAILCKNTKLQRLYDVLIESICRALRLFEQSLNENLSESVCGRLAVPRSHHFYPQEFGHFLSCAYLEGLGDDEPSMQERRKRLHRQFSLPVTRPYFRRANQCHFQGEVDEAPWTPLLNTHIGVKPSAVNDGKEYLVNGNYHYYHYLQQQVQDKGWGCAYRSLQTICSWFVLQGYSNALIPTHLEVQEYLHKINDKPFSFVGSSQWIGSTEISMCLQGFFKVDSKILHVASGAELPTIASELAMHFQTQGTPVMIGGGVLAHTIIGVDYCVQSGEVKFLILDPHYTGPDDLATIQIKGWCGWKGMDFWSKGSYYNLCMPQRPILY; translated from the exons atgctgcccaaattaaaaatttcggCCTTCTTACTTAAG CGGCTGGAACGCGTGAAGCAACAGAGCAGTGGCTGTTTATATGGAGTTTTCTATGGTGACGGCACATTACTTTTACTTAGTTTTAACCTGTCCAATGTTGGGCAGCTGAACTATGAGCAAATCCAACACAGATTCCCGGCCGAACTGGATCTCTGCGGCCTGGTAAAGTTCGGCGATTGTACGGATGCCGAAGCGCATCTGAATGAGGTCATCAAATCTGTGGACATCACGGACAATCCCATACTGTTGAAGTGCGAACTAGGCACCTTGGTAGGAATGCGTGCCTACTTTTTTGTGCACGGCAAGCTGGAGGAAGTTCCCTACGATGTGATGGAGAGTGAGCAGCTCTACAACGACTTTTGTTTTACGCGTTTGCAATGTGGATTTTACTTGCAAACAGCTGCCACTCCTGAGTGTGTGGCAAAGGAGATGCATGTATTGCGAAAGCGTGTAGCTGACGGCAACCTGGTGTTCAAtgttccacacacaaacatttacattAACAGCTGCGGACCATTGGATAAGAGACTTAGAGGTGAATCCCTGATACACGATCTCTTTGAGGCCATTCCCATCCCAAGTGGCAAGGAGACTGTCAACGCTATTAAGAAAGAGACCAAATCATCGGCTCAAACCCAGCTGGCCAAATACTTCGGAGCCACTGGATGTGAATACGACCTAATCAACATTGACGTGATGCGTATTCAAACTCGTGATCCTCTAGCTCGAGATTCTCCGCCAAGTCCTGCTCTAAGCATTGCCGTTACTACAGTAGAGCACACCATCTCTCTGGTCCCATTGGAAATAGATGCCATGGCAATACTGTGCAAGAACACCAAGCTACAGCGGCTGTATGATGTACTCATCGAGAGCATTTGCCGAGCCCTCAGACTGTTTGAGCAAAGCCTGAACGAGAATTTGTCAGAGTCAGTGTGTGGAAGGCTTGCGGTTCCTAGGAGCCATCACTTCTATCCGCAGGAATTCGGACACTTTTTGAGCTGCGCTTATCTAGAGGGGCTGGGTGATGATGAGCCGAGCATGCAGGAGAGGCGCAAGCGACTCCATCGTCAGTTCTCTTTGCCGGTTACACGCCCGTACTTCAGAAGAGCCAACCAGTGCCACTTTCAGGGCGAGGTTGATGAAGCTCCATGGACTCCACTCCTAAACACACATATAGGTGTCAAGCCAAGTGCTGTTAATGATGGAAAGGAGTACCTAGTCAACGGCAACTATCATTACTATCACTACCTGCAACAGCAGGTGCAGGATaagggctggggctgtgcctATCGATCTCTCCAGACCATCTGCTCTTGGTTCGTGCTACAGGGCTATTCAAATGCACTCATTCCAACACATTTGGAAGTACAGGAGTACCTGCACAAAATAAACGACAAGCCGTTTTCCTTCGTAGGATCTTCCCAGTGGATTGGGTCGACGGAGATCAGCATGTGCCTGCAGGGATTTTTTAAAGTAGACTCCAAAATTCTGCATGTGGCCTCTGGAGCGGAACTACCCACAATCGCATCCGAGCTGGCCATGCACTTCCAAACCCAAGGCACGCCGGTAATGATTGGCGGCGGTGTCCTCGCCCACACCATTATCGGGGTCGATTATTGCGTACAATCGGGGGAAGTGAAGTTCCTAATTCTCGATCCCCACTACACGGGTCCCGACGACCTGGCAACTATACAAATCAAGGGATGGTGCGGGTGGAAGGGCATGGACTTTTGGTCCAAAGGCAGCTACTACAATCTCTGCATGCCCCAGAGACCGATATTGTACTGA